A stretch of DNA from Deinococcus radiopugnans ATCC 19172:
CGATCTCGACTTCGTCCTGAATCTTGACGATGCCGCGCTCGATGCGTCCGGTGGCCACGGTGCCGCGCCCGGTGATGGTGAACACGTCTTCGACCGGCATCAGGAAGGCCTTGTCGGTGTCACGCTCAGGGGTGGGGATGTAGCTGTCGATGGCGTCCAGCAGTTCCCAGATGTGGTCCACCCACTTGTCTTCACCACGGGCGGTCTTGGGGTTTTTCTGCAGGGCTTCGAGGGCCTGCAACGCGCTGCCCTTGACCACCGGCAGATCGTCGCCGGGGAACTCGTACTTGGAGAG
This window harbors:
- a CDS encoding GTP-binding protein, which translates into the protein SHVEYQTESRHYSHVDCPGHADYVKNMITGAAQMDGAILVVSSADGPMPQTREHILLGRQVGIPYMVVFMNKVDMVDDEELLELVEMEVRELLSKYEFPGDDLPVVKGSALQALEALQKNPKTARGEDKWVDHIWELLDAIDSYIPTPERDTDKAFLMPVEDVFTITGRGTVATGRIERGIVKIQDEVEI